A stretch of Carya illinoinensis cultivar Pawnee chromosome 14, C.illinoinensisPawnee_v1, whole genome shotgun sequence DNA encodes these proteins:
- the LOC122294905 gene encoding S-protein homolog 3-like: MKYYMMISSSSSKALHVLLLINLLQLVFFVTTFDMVAGHDRVHVRISNELDLGIDLQLHCKSRDDDLGEHLLHYNDSYYEFSFRPTYFGSTLFYCSFSWNTDGCAKKYWFDIYDYHREETSCTECYWKARLIDICMLNHDDNQYDICYSWHY; the protein is encoded by the coding sequence atgaaGTACTACATGatgatatcatcatcatcatcaaaagCTCTTCATGTTCTGCTTCTGATTAATCTGCTGCAGCTTGTGTTCTTTGTAACTACATTTGATATGGTTGCAGGACATGACCGAGTGCATGTGAGAATCTCTAATGAATTGGATTTGGGAATTGATCTTCAACTTCATTGCAAATCTCGGGATGACGATCTTGGCGAGCATCTACTGCACTACAACGATAGCTACTACGAATTCAGCTTTAGGCCTACATATTTTGGTTCCACACTGTTCTATTGCAGTTTTAGTTGGAATACCGATGGGTGTGCTAAAAAGTATTGGTTCGACATCTACGACTATCATAGAGAGGAGACTAGTTGCACTGAATGTTATTGGAAAGCTCGTCTAATTGATATATGTATGCTCAACCATGATGATAATCAGTATGATATTTGCTATAGCTGGCATTATTGA